From the Paenibacillus tianjinensis genome, the window TTTTGCGTAAAGCATATCCATTCTTATATTTGGACAACAATCGCACAAAAAGAGAGGATGAAACGACATGTGCGGAATAACCGGATTTATCCAGTGGCGCGGCGACCTAACACAGCACTCGCAGCTGCTCGTAAAAATGACTGAAACCTTATCCAACCGCGGACCGGATGCGGCCGGAACGTGGATATCAGGGCCTTGTGCCCTTGGACACCGCAGACTTAGCGTGATTGACCCCGAGAACGGCGCACAGCCGATGATCGCCCGCCATGACGAACAGGTCTATGCCCTTGTGTATAACGGCGAATTGTATAATGCGGGCGAGCTCAAGGGTGAGCTCAAACAGCGCGGGCACCGCTTCCTGACCCAGTGTGACACCGAGGTTCTGCTCCACGCCTACATGGAATGGGGACCTGACTGCACTGAGAAGCTGAACGGAATCTTTGCCTTTGCGGTCTGGGACAGCGTACGCGAGCATCTGTTTCTGGCACGTGACCGGCTTGGCGTGAAACCCTTGTTCTATAGCCAGGTGGATGATGTGTTTGTCTTCGGCTCTGAGCCCAAAGCGCTGCTGCAGCATCCCAAGGTTCAGCCGAAGGTCGGACCGGAAGGTCTGGCAGAAATCTTCATCATCGGTCCGGCCCGCACACCGGGACAGGGTGTATACAAAGATATATTCGAGCTTCGCCCGGGTCATGCCATGATTTATAACCGGAATGGAATCCGTAAGTATGCTTACTGGGAACTGGAGAGCTACAATCACACCGATAATGTCGATGAAACAGCCGCCAAGGTACGCGAACTGCTGCAGGATACGCTGGAGCGCCAGCTCGTCTCCGACGTTCCGGTCTGCTCCCTGCTGTCCGGCGGCCTTGATTCCAGCGCCCTCACCGCGCTCGCCGTTGATTATTACAACCGCAGCGGCCAAGGACAGGTTGACACTTATTCCGTCGATTATGTTGATAACGATAAGCATTTCAAAAGCCATACCTTCCAGCCCGGAGCAGACGGGCCGTGGATTAAGCGGATGGTCGATGAGCTGAATACCAATCATCACTATGTGACTTTTGATACCCCGGAGCTGGTGTCGGCGCTGGATAATGCCCTCTACTCGCGCGATTTGCCGGGGATGACCGATGTGGATTCGTCGCTGTATTTATTTTGCCGGGAAATTAAAAAGAATGCGACTGTAGCCATTTCGGGCGAAGCGGCTGACGAAATTTTTGGCGGATATCCCTGGTTCCACCGGGAAGAGATGCTGTCCTCCGGGACGTTCCCCTGGTCTGTGGCCCCCAAAATGCGCGCAGAACTATTGTCGCCCGAAGTCAGGGAATGGATACGTCCGCTGGAATATTTAGGCGACCGTTACAGCGATGCCGTGGCTGAGGTTCCTAAGCTTGACGGGGAGACCGGCAAACAGGCGCAAATGCGCGTGATGTCCTACCTCAATATTACCCGGTTCATGCCTACGCTGCTGGACCGCAAGGACCGGATGAGCATGGGTGTAGGGCTTGAAGTCCGTGTCCCTTACTGCGATCACCGGCTGGTGCAATATGTGTTCAACATTCCCTGGGAAATTAAAACCGTCGGCAACCGTGAAAAAGGCATTCTGCGCAAAGCGCTGGAGGGCGTACTGCCGGATGATGTGCTCTACCGTAAAAAAAGCCCTTATCCCAAAACCCATAATCCCGCTTATTTAAACGCCGTACGTTCACAGATGCTGAGTATTCTCGATGATTCCTCCTCTCCGATCCTGCCGCTCATCGATCCGGCCAAAATCCGCGAAATCGCGGCATCGCCGGAATCATCCAGCAACCTGCCCTGGTTCGGCCAGCTGATGTCCGGTCCGCAGCTGTTCGCTTATCTGGCCCAGGTAAATCTCTGGCTGAAAACATA encodes:
- the asnB gene encoding asparagine synthase (glutamine-hydrolyzing); this translates as MCGITGFIQWRGDLTQHSQLLVKMTETLSNRGPDAAGTWISGPCALGHRRLSVIDPENGAQPMIARHDEQVYALVYNGELYNAGELKGELKQRGHRFLTQCDTEVLLHAYMEWGPDCTEKLNGIFAFAVWDSVREHLFLARDRLGVKPLFYSQVDDVFVFGSEPKALLQHPKVQPKVGPEGLAEIFIIGPARTPGQGVYKDIFELRPGHAMIYNRNGIRKYAYWELESYNHTDNVDETAAKVRELLQDTLERQLVSDVPVCSLLSGGLDSSALTALAVDYYNRSGQGQVDTYSVDYVDNDKHFKSHTFQPGADGPWIKRMVDELNTNHHYVTFDTPELVSALDNALYSRDLPGMTDVDSSLYLFCREIKKNATVAISGEAADEIFGGYPWFHREEMLSSGTFPWSVAPKMRAELLSPEVREWIRPLEYLGDRYSDAVAEVPKLDGETGKQAQMRVMSYLNITRFMPTLLDRKDRMSMGVGLEVRVPYCDHRLVQYVFNIPWEIKTVGNREKGILRKALEGVLPDDVLYRKKSPYPKTHNPAYLNAVRSQMLSILDDSSSPILPLIDPAKIREIAASPESSSNLPWFGQLMSGPQLFAYLAQVNLWLKTYNVSIG